GACGAGAACCAGATGCTCTTCGGAGCGAATGGCAACAATGCGCAGGTTCTTGGTCGTCGTCCGGGCGTTCCCATACTGGCCGGCCATGGACTTGCCCTTGAAAATTTTGCCCGGGTAGGCACAGTTGCCGATCGCCCCACCATGCCGAAAGTACTCGTGGGTGCCGTGGCTAGCGGGCGTACCGCTCATGCCGTGGCGCTTCATGACCCCGGTGTAGCCCCGTCCCTTTGTCCTGCCAACAACGTCAACTCGCTCTCCGGTCTGAAAAATCTGCTCGGCAGTGATTTGGTTCCCGACTTCGTAGCCTTCGACTTCAGGCGTCCGAAATTCGCGCAGAACCGCAAACGGACCTGCCCCAGCGGCCTGGCAGTGGCCCGCGACAGGCTTGCTCACCCGCCGGGGTTTCCGGCTGCCAAAGCCGAGCTGCAGGGCGGCGTAGCCGTCTTTTTGCTCGGTCTTCTTTTGGACGACCGTGCAGGGTCCGGTCTGGATGACGGTTACCGGAACCAGCGTCCCCTGTTCGGTAAAGACCTGACTCATGCCCAGTTTTCGCCCGATTAAGCCATGCATAGCGCTTCCTTATTCAAGCTTGATCTCCACATCAACGCCGGCGGCCAGTTCCAGTTTACCC
This window of the Desulfurellaceae bacterium genome carries:
- the rplC gene encoding 50S ribosomal protein L3, whose protein sequence is MHGLIGRKLGMSQVFTEQGTLVPVTVIQTGPCTVVQKKTEQKDGYAALQLGFGSRKPRRVSKPVAGHCQAAGAGPFAVLREFRTPEVEGYEVGNQITAEQIFQTGERVDVVGRTKGRGYTGVMKRHGMSGTPASHGTHEYFRHGGAIGNCAYPGKIFKGKSMAGQYGNARTTTKNLRIVAIRSEEHLVLVHGAVPGAQGGIVTLSKTKKG